The Cognaticolwellia beringensis genome segment GGCCAAGACCAATGGCAGCACTTGATGTCGTTTTACCAACACCACCTTTGCCTGATGTAACTACTATTATCCGTGCCATAGACCGAATATCCTTTTTAAGTTAATGTTAAATGAGTTTTGATGACGTTAATTCACTGTCAGTCAAATGAATATATACCGGTGAGCCCCAGTGTTGCTCCATTGACTCGCTGAGCCAATAATTACCATTAATAGAAACCAGTTCAGCTTCAAGGTTTTGGCAATATATTTGTGCTTTATGATGACCTTTTGCACCCGCAATGGCTCTACCGCGCAACGAGCCATAAACATGAATATTGCCATCGGCAATCACTTCAGCTCCGGCTGAAACTGAGCCAATAATGACTAAGTTTTGATCTTTAGCATAAAGTTGCTGTCCCGAACGAATTTGCCCGCGGTGAACTTTATCTGAATATAAATTACTGGCTGCTGAAACAGCCGGTGCTTCAGCCTCTGTTGCTGGGTTTTCTACTGATGAGTTTTCTGTTACTGAGCTTTGTGTTGCAGTAACAGGTTTTTCAACTGTATTAACCTTTGCAGTATTATTCGCGGTATTAACAAAAGAAAAACCCAATTCGCGAATAAGCTGGCGTTGCTCTTTCGCCACAGTCCCAGTAAAGCCGACAAAGGTAAAGTTGAATTCTTCAATTAATGCTTTTACCGCTTGATAGTCAATTGAACACGCGAGTTGTTCAATACTGACCACAACGGGTACTAGGTAAAAAAAGTCGGGGGCTTGCGCTACTTTCTTTATTAAATCAGCACGAATATCAGCTAACGCTGACGTTCTTAAATGTAAAACAGACAGGGTAAAGCTTGACCCTTTAAATTCAATACTGGCATCAGCCATAATGAAGTTGTCCCTTAATAAAGCAACGGTATGTATTTAGGTGCAATTTACCTAAAGTTAATAAAACTCGTCATAAAGTCGCCAGTATTGCTGATATCTTAGCTAACCGATACCGGCAATACTAAAAAATGAAAAATATTGTTAATACCCAGCCAATAGTTAATTAATCTGATTGGTTTAACGTACTTTTTAATGTCGAAATTAAAGCCGTTTGCCCGTGTTGATAACGCTTAATTTTATTATTTGCTACAAGTAGTGAATAACTTAAATTAATTGCAGCAACCAATAAAGTACGCTCGCTACTAGCCATACCATTTTGTTGTTTGATGTCATCACACATAACAGCGAGATCACTCGCTGCTTGCTTTAAGTCTTCTGCTTGTTCAGCTGAGCAAGCAAACTGATGTTGCTTACCCATAATTTCAATGCTGATACCTATAGGGGCTTCAGCAAACATTAACTAAGCTCTTCTACACTTTGTAATTTACCTAACAGATTTGCTAAAACCGTACTGGTTTGCTTTTGTTTTTCTTCACCTTCAAGCGCTTCTAGTTGCAACATTTCATTTTCGTCTACCAGTAATGATTTTTGCTGTTCTAATTCTGCAATTTGGTTTTTTAGTTGGGTATTTTTTTCAATAATCTGTTCAATCAGTTGCTCGAGTTGAGGGAGAGTATTTTCTAACATAAGGCGCTCTTGTTAACTGTAGTAAATAAAAGCGCAAACTTAATCTAAAGTGAGGCAAAATGCTACTATTAAGCGTAATTTTTAGTGTAATTTATGTAACAATTATTATCGACAAGGAATATTAAACAGTTTCGTTTAAAAAACATACGTTTATG includes the following:
- the minC gene encoding septum site-determining protein MinC, yielding MADASIEFKGSSFTLSVLHLRTSALADIRADLIKKVAQAPDFFYLVPVVVSIEQLACSIDYQAVKALIEEFNFTFVGFTGTVAKEQRQLIRELGFSFVNTANNTAKVNTVEKPVTATQSSVTENSSVENPATEAEAPAVSAASNLYSDKVHRGQIRSGQQLYAKDQNLVIIGSVSAGAEVIADGNIHVYGSLRGRAIAGAKGHHKAQIYCQNLEAELVSINGNYWLSESMEQHWGSPVYIHLTDSELTSSKLI
- a CDS encoding DUF904 domain-containing protein, coding for MLENTLPQLEQLIEQIIEKNTQLKNQIAELEQQKSLLVDENEMLQLEALEGEEKQKQTSTVLANLLGKLQSVEELS
- a CDS encoding cell division protein ZapA, producing MFAEAPIGISIEIMGKQHQFACSAEQAEDLKQAASDLAVMCDDIKQQNGMASSERTLLVAAINLSYSLLVANNKIKRYQHGQTALISTLKSTLNQSD